Below is a genomic region from bacterium.
CGGTCGTCGTCTGGTACAGCTCGGCGGGCGGCGTGTTCTCCTCGAATTGCCACGGCGGCGTCCTTCCGGAAACCGCAACCCTCACGAAGCTCTTCGCGGACGCGTCCGGCTATCCGGCTCACGCATCGTTCGATTTCTACGCCATTACGGGCGACATGGTGAACTGGCTCGCGAAGCTCAAAGTCCCGGCCATAAGCGTGCTTCTCACCAACCATACCGATACGGAATGGGATAAGAACTGGAAGGGCATCAGCGCGGTTCTCAACCACTACGCGGAGTAATGGGAGTTTCGAGAACCTGTCTCGTCATCGGCATTCTCGTTCTCGCGGTACTTGCCGCGGGGGCATGGATGCTTTTCGGCCGGCACGCAAAAGCGCCGGAACCCGCACCGGCAGAGCCCCAGAAGGTTTCGGTTCCTGTTCCTTCTGCGAAAGGTATCGGTTCTTCCGTGGAGGGCCGTTCGATCACGGCCTATAGCTACGGAACGGGTCCGAAGCACCTGTTGTTCGTCGGCGGCATGCACGGCGGCTATGAGTGGAACAGCGTCCTTCTCGCATACCAGTTCATGGATTATCTTGCCGCGCATCCCGAAACCGTTCCCGCAAGCCTTACTATCGACGTAATACCGTCGATCAATCCGGACGGGGTCTTTAAGGCGGTCGGCAAGGAAGGCCGCTTTAGCGCCGCCGATGCCTCGACCGATTCGAAGGTTCTCGCGTCGGCGCGCTTCAACGCGCACGCCGTCGATCTCAACCGCAACTTCGACTGCAAATGGCAGGCTACGAGCACGTGGCAGGGGAGGCCCGTGAGCGCCGGAACGAGCGCCTTCTCGGAGCCCGAGAGCCGGGCGGTCAGGACAGTCGTTACGGAACATCACCCTGCCGCCGTCGTCTTCTGGCACAGCCAGGCAAATGCCGTCTATGCTTCCGAGTGCACGCAGGGAATCCTTCCCGGCACGCTTGCGAGCATGGACGCGTATGCGCATGCGGCGGGATATCCGGCGGTCAAAACGTTCGACGCATACCCGATCACCGGGGACGCCGAAGGCTGGCTCGCGTCAATCGGCATTCCCGCGATCACGGTTGAACTCGCGACCCACGAGACGGTCGAATGGGATCGCAACCTTCTCGGCATACAAGCGCTTATCGATCTCTATAAATAGCGGATTGCCGCATGCGGGGCATGCGGGTATACTGAAGAAGTGAGTTTCCCGGACCCGAGGTTCGGGATTGATTTATCTAGTAACACGAACGACATGGACCCAATCACCACCCCCGACGAGACGGCAGTACCGATGGCCCCGGCAGAAGCGCCAGCAGATGCCCCGATGGCAGCGCCGGAGGAAACTCCCGCAGCGTAACGGTATTGACCGCAAAATCCCGCCACGTTTCAGTGGCGGGATTTTGCATTTCGGTGGATAAGCGCGCTTCTCAAGTGCGGGGCAGTGCGGCTATAGTATGTACATCCATGTCGCAGCCTTCACCCTACATGTTTCGCGATACGCATCTGGTGCTTGATAACCCGGGCAAGCAGTACGTCTACAAGATCCGCGACCTTGCTCCCGCGGACAAGCCGCGCGAGCGGCTCCTTTCGGCGGGCCCCGGCGCGCTGACGCTTCCGCAGCTTCTCTCCGTGGTGCTCAATGTCGGAACGGTGCGGGAGGGCGTGCTCGAGATGTCTTCGCGCATCATGCAGGAATACGGGGAGAAGAGCCTGGCCGCGAGGAACGACGCGAAACGGCTCTCCGAGGACCTCGACATCCCGCTTATAAAAGCGACCCAGATCGTCGCGTGCATCGAGATAGGCCGCAGGCTCTTCGAGCGCAACCGGCACGGCCAGAGGGTGGTCCGCACCGCGCGCGACGTGTTCGAGTACGCCGCGAATCTGCGGCTGCTGCCCAAGGAGCACCTGCGCGGCATCTATCTGAACGCGCACTACAAAGTGATCCACGACGAAGTGGTATCGATCGGCACCGTCGACGCGAACATGATCCATCCGCGGGAGGTATTCAAGCCCGCGCTTGAGTATTCCGCGGCCGCGGTCATCCTGGTGCATAACCATCCTTCGGGCGAGACGGCGCCCTCCGAAGCGGACAAGATCGTGACCGCGCAGCTCGTCGCCGCGGGGAAGCTGCTCGGCGTCCACCTCATCGATCATGTGGTGGTCACGGAGTCCGGCTTCGAAAGCGTTCCGGCCGATTACGAATAATTTCAATTACCTGCCTGTATGACTCCTGCCTGTGAAAGAACCTACGGTATCCCGGGCGTGGCAATCGCCTCGCCGTATTGGGTGCTCAGGGACGGCAATGCCGCGCTGCCCGCATTCATCATGGAAACGCTGCGGCGCGTGAACGAACGCCTTGAGCAGGCAGCCGCCCTGGAGCAGATACTCACGCCCGGGGACGAACAGGGCATCAGGGCGCTTACGGAAAAGCTCTTCGAAGCGAAGCGCGTCTGGCAGGAAACGCTCGAAGGCGAGGTCCTCCACCGGCTGTCGAAATAAGCGCCGTACCGCAGCTCCGGATTCTGCGGTTTGCTATACTTTCCGTATGCTCGAACGAAAGACATCGCTTGCCCTCGGCCTCATCCTTGGCGTGGTCATAGGAGCCCTGGTGCCGAGGCTCTGGGGCGAGGAAGTTCTTTCTTCGTCGTCCCTTCTTTGGGGCGGCATCGGGGCCGTGATCGGCCTCTATGTGTCGCACCGGTTATCGAACTGAGAGAACTTCCGCGGGCGCGATGCCCGGCGCCGTCTGTCCGTCGCTCCCCGTAACCAGCCACCATACGCCGCCGAGAGCGACAGCGGCCGCGACAATCCAGAGAATCCATTTTTCGGTCGAAGACATGGC
It encodes:
- the radC gene encoding DNA repair protein RadC; the protein is MSQPSPYMFRDTHLVLDNPGKQYVYKIRDLAPADKPRERLLSAGPGALTLPQLLSVVLNVGTVREGVLEMSSRIMQEYGEKSLAARNDAKRLSEDLDIPLIKATQIVACIEIGRRLFERNRHGQRVVRTARDVFEYAANLRLLPKEHLRGIYLNAHYKVIHDEVVSIGTVDANMIHPREVFKPALEYSAAAVILVHNHPSGETAPSEADKIVTAQLVAAGKLLGVHLIDHVVVTESGFESVPADYE
- a CDS encoding M14 family metallopeptidase; translated protein: MGVSRTCLVIGILVLAVLAAGAWMLFGRHAKAPEPAPAEPQKVSVPVPSAKGIGSSVEGRSITAYSYGTGPKHLLFVGGMHGGYEWNSVLLAYQFMDYLAAHPETVPASLTIDVIPSINPDGVFKAVGKEGRFSAADASTDSKVLASARFNAHAVDLNRNFDCKWQATSTWQGRPVSAGTSAFSEPESRAVRTVVTEHHPAAVVFWHSQANAVYASECTQGILPGTLASMDAYAHAAGYPAVKTFDAYPITGDAEGWLASIGIPAITVELATHETVEWDRNLLGIQALIDLYK